Proteins encoded within one genomic window of Haloferax volcanii DS2:
- a CDS encoding ABC transporter ATP-binding protein codes for MARLRLEHVSKHYDDVTAVDDMNLDIDHGEFICFVGPSGCGKSTTMESIAGLTKPSEGEIHIGDRKVTNLPPKDRGVAMVFQNIALFPHMDVYDNISFGLRLRNYAKEEIERRVERAAEIVQLQGMLERMPDEMSGGQRQRVAIARAIVREPDVFLMDEPLANLDAKLKVHMRTELQRLHKELDTTIIYVTHDQEEAMTLSDRIAVLDSGQLQQIDPPLVCYNEPANLFVAGFIGSPSMNFAEATVTENSLSTAYFSLAFDPASVEAVDVGDEVTVGIRPEDIYPGGTRVEVEDPSSLISTRVDILEPMGDEIFAYMLLGERRTSMDQSRADDQLLMSVDPDSTIREDTDVEVVIDRGNVHLFETASGEALAHGLSPVSADLETETTADEDD; via the coding sequence ATGGCACGACTACGACTCGAACACGTAAGCAAGCACTACGACGACGTAACGGCGGTAGATGACATGAACCTCGACATCGACCACGGCGAATTCATCTGCTTTGTCGGCCCGTCGGGTTGTGGGAAGTCGACGACGATGGAAAGCATCGCTGGACTTACGAAGCCGAGTGAGGGCGAAATCCACATCGGCGACCGCAAGGTAACGAACCTCCCACCGAAGGACCGTGGGGTGGCGATGGTGTTCCAGAACATCGCGCTGTTTCCCCACATGGACGTGTACGACAACATCTCTTTCGGGCTTCGCCTCCGCAACTACGCCAAGGAGGAAATCGAGCGCCGCGTCGAGCGCGCCGCCGAAATCGTCCAGTTGCAGGGCATGCTCGAACGCATGCCCGACGAGATGTCCGGCGGGCAGCGACAGCGCGTCGCCATCGCCCGCGCCATCGTCCGTGAGCCCGATGTATTTCTCATGGACGAGCCGCTGGCGAACCTCGACGCGAAGCTCAAGGTCCACATGCGGACCGAACTCCAACGCCTGCACAAGGAACTGGACACGACCATCATCTACGTCACCCACGACCAAGAGGAAGCGATGACGCTTTCGGACCGTATCGCCGTCCTCGACTCCGGACAACTCCAGCAGATCGACCCGCCGCTCGTCTGTTACAACGAGCCGGCGAACCTGTTCGTCGCGGGCTTCATCGGCTCGCCGTCGATGAACTTCGCCGAGGCGACGGTCACAGAAAACTCGCTTTCGACGGCGTACTTTTCGCTCGCGTTCGATCCGGCGTCTGTCGAGGCTGTGGACGTGGGCGACGAGGTGACTGTCGGGATTCGTCCCGAAGATATCTATCCCGGCGGAACGCGCGTCGAAGTGGAAGACCCCTCTTCGCTCATCTCCACGCGTGTCGATATTCTCGAACCGATGGGCGACGAGATATTCGCGTACATGTTGTTGGGCGAACGCCGTACATCGATGGACCAGTCGAGAGCCGATGACCAGCTGCTGATGAGTGTTGACCCCGACTCGACGATTCGAGAAGACACGGACGTCGAAGTCGTGATAGACCGGGGGAACGTCCACCTCTTTGAGACGGCGTCGGGCGAGGCACTCGCCCACGGTCTGTCCCCCGTTTCAGCCGACCTAGAGACCGAGACGACAGCCGACGAAGACGACTGA
- a CDS encoding carbohydrate ABC transporter permease: MSSETEDTSDDTGPLARWARNAIHNPRRVYRALFYVAMAFFMVTTVFPFYWLLVLAVTPQENLLSGSFLPTVELFGVSGTFPLPVPKGFNPTAFVTVFEQVPFHLYVLNSFVLATTTTVIVLIVASLAGYVFGRIEFPGRALLMLGILAISYFPPAAFVIPLFQAFAGNAPITIPFIGVPLFTPPRLLNTPGSMVMPFSALFLPLSIFILTTFYGQIPDGLEDAARVEGTTRLGALFRVIVPLSAPGVATAGVLTFISVYNEYFFSSIMATSPEASKWSPIVGGILSYQTQYTTQYNLMAAASVVGVIPVVVLVIIAQERIVSGLTAGALKE; the protein is encoded by the coding sequence ATGTCCAGCGAAACCGAGGATACGTCAGACGACACCGGGCCGCTCGCACGGTGGGCGCGGAATGCGATCCACAACCCACGACGCGTGTACCGAGCGTTGTTCTACGTCGCGATGGCGTTTTTCATGGTCACGACAGTGTTCCCGTTCTACTGGTTACTCGTCCTCGCGGTGACACCACAAGAGAATCTTCTTTCCGGGAGTTTCCTCCCAACTGTCGAGCTGTTCGGCGTCAGCGGTACGTTTCCGCTCCCCGTTCCGAAGGGATTCAATCCGACAGCGTTCGTTACCGTCTTCGAGCAGGTCCCGTTCCACCTGTACGTGCTGAATAGCTTCGTGCTAGCCACCACGACGACAGTTATCGTCCTCATCGTCGCGAGCCTCGCAGGCTACGTGTTCGGACGAATCGAGTTCCCCGGGCGCGCGCTGTTGATGCTCGGTATCCTCGCCATCAGTTACTTCCCGCCCGCGGCGTTCGTTATCCCGCTGTTTCAGGCGTTCGCCGGTAACGCTCCGATAACGATTCCCTTCATAGGCGTCCCGCTATTCACACCGCCCCGACTGCTGAACACCCCGGGGTCGATGGTCATGCCGTTCAGCGCGCTGTTCCTGCCGCTGTCGATATTTATCCTCACGACCTTCTACGGGCAAATTCCCGACGGGTTGGAGGACGCGGCGCGGGTGGAGGGAACGACCCGACTGGGCGCGCTATTCCGCGTCATCGTGCCGCTTTCAGCACCCGGCGTGGCGACCGCGGGCGTCCTCACGTTCATCAGCGTCTACAACGAGTACTTTTTCAGCTCGATTATGGCGACTTCGCCCGAAGCGTCCAAGTGGTCGCCAATCGTCGGCGGGATTCTCAGCTACCAGACCCAGTACACGACGCAGTACAACCTCATGGCCGCAGCGAGTGTTGTCGGGGTCATCCCGGTCGTCGTCCTCGTCATCATCGCACAGGAACGCATCGTCAGCGGACTAACCGCAGGAGCACTTAAAGAATAA
- a CDS encoding carbohydrate ABC transporter permease, with the protein MSADTAAEPARESRRAGPVVGFLRWLENLSDTQYAYLLLTPVFVLLGIVAIYPLLRTFELSLYAVSTDLSSVRFVGLDNYVALFTGEKNRFLPGGTTFLPTGFDAASLLDSALVITLIFAVASVLFETLIGLGQALVLDQDFYGRRWVRAAIIIPWAVPIVIQGMMFFLMFDSSVGFATPMLADLGVVAPTNTLNDTVSATFIIIVADIWKTSAFMALLILAGLQSINRSLYDVARVAGASKWQQFRYITLPLILPTIGVAVLFRSVQAMRVYGIIDTVSSCTVVPSLSCMVVSTFNTHEGTSAAIAFVTAAIIGVVVMGIILWQGEDAI; encoded by the coding sequence ATGAGCGCCGATACGGCTGCAGAACCGGCACGTGAGTCACGACGGGCGGGACCAGTCGTCGGCTTCTTGCGGTGGCTGGAGAACCTGAGCGACACGCAGTACGCGTACCTGCTGTTGACCCCGGTATTCGTCCTGCTCGGTATCGTGGCTATCTACCCGCTCTTGCGGACGTTCGAGCTGTCACTGTACGCCGTCTCGACCGACCTCTCTAGTGTCCGTTTCGTTGGTCTCGACAACTACGTCGCGCTGTTCACCGGGGAGAAAAATCGGTTCCTCCCCGGCGGGACGACGTTCCTCCCGACCGGGTTCGACGCCGCGAGTCTCCTCGATAGCGCCCTCGTAATCACCCTCATCTTCGCCGTGGCCAGCGTATTGTTCGAGACCCTCATCGGACTGGGGCAAGCGCTCGTCTTAGATCAAGACTTCTACGGCCGACGGTGGGTCCGTGCGGCGATTATCATTCCGTGGGCCGTCCCAATCGTCATCCAGGGGATGATGTTCTTCTTAATGTTCGACTCGAGCGTCGGGTTCGCGACGCCGATGCTCGCCGACCTCGGGGTAGTGGCGCCGACCAACACACTGAACGACACGGTCAGCGCGACGTTCATCATTATCGTCGCCGACATCTGGAAGACCTCCGCGTTCATGGCACTACTCATCCTTGCCGGACTCCAGAGCATCAATCGCAGCCTGTACGACGTGGCCCGCGTCGCCGGTGCGAGCAAGTGGCAGCAGTTCAGATACATCACGCTCCCGCTCATCCTGCCGACCATCGGGGTTGCGGTGTTATTCCGCTCGGTGCAGGCGATGCGCGTGTACGGTATCATCGATACTGTCTCGAGCTGCACCGTAGTCCCCTCGCTCTCCTGTATGGTCGTCTCGACGTTCAACACGCACGAGGGGACGTCGGCCGCCATCGCGTTCGTGACAGCGGCCATCATCGGCGTCGTCGTGATGGGAATCATCCTGTGGCAGGGGGAGGACGCGATATAA
- a CDS encoding extracellular solute-binding protein → MTTNPETSKTTKSVSRRRFITAAGATGATAGLSGCASMFGNGSDTGAQVGESESGGTTVVWGFDATVAQDHADQLRTALHEKGGLSDDIRVEFQPGQPDSGKRRATYNRLLSSQETTPDMFMMDNGWVNIFIQRGQLANLSEVLPESALSTIENEYFGGFTETAIDPASGDLFGVPLYPDYPTMLYRKDLVEEAGYNPTEENWATEPMTWKRWSNIAAEAQEVSGVDYGFTTQWDIYVGTACCTFNEVLSSWGGAYFGGRENLFGPVGERPVTVDSDPVVNSLNMMRKFVHDESFDGQFSDYGGGFTPTNILGWIEDSSLAPFVDGNAVFHRNWPYAINQAASEFGDDLGTMPLPYGVPESEAQFPGTGGSTSALGGWHITVNPNSQKLDAVTQVIQASMREEFQLFLLEIEGWLPPRASLFNSETAAGLEPAGDYMDTLRVAGENTMARPVTSVWNNQSSKIAEQANRAVGQEVASSEAMATLQSSLEETERSN, encoded by the coding sequence ATGACAACGAACCCAGAGACGAGCAAGACGACGAAGAGCGTCTCACGACGGCGGTTTATCACCGCTGCTGGTGCGACGGGGGCCACAGCGGGCCTCTCCGGCTGTGCGAGTATGTTTGGCAACGGCTCCGACACCGGTGCACAGGTCGGTGAGTCCGAAAGCGGCGGAACAACCGTCGTCTGGGGCTTTGACGCGACTGTCGCACAGGACCACGCGGACCAGCTCCGCACGGCGCTACACGAGAAAGGAGGGCTGTCGGACGACATCCGCGTCGAGTTTCAGCCGGGCCAGCCGGACAGCGGGAAGCGTCGGGCGACGTACAACCGGCTCTTGAGCTCTCAAGAGACGACGCCGGATATGTTCATGATGGACAACGGCTGGGTGAACATCTTCATCCAGCGGGGACAGCTCGCTAACCTCTCGGAGGTCCTCCCCGAGAGCGCGCTTTCAACCATCGAAAACGAGTACTTCGGCGGATTCACCGAGACGGCCATCGACCCCGCCAGCGGGGACCTGTTCGGTGTTCCGCTGTACCCCGACTACCCGACGATGTTGTACCGGAAAGACCTCGTCGAAGAGGCGGGTTACAATCCGACTGAGGAGAACTGGGCCACCGAACCGATGACGTGGAAGCGGTGGTCGAACATCGCCGCCGAGGCACAGGAGGTCTCGGGCGTCGATTACGGCTTTACCACCCAGTGGGATATCTACGTCGGCACCGCCTGTTGTACCTTCAACGAGGTGCTGTCTTCGTGGGGCGGTGCCTACTTCGGTGGCCGGGAGAACCTCTTCGGCCCCGTCGGCGAACGCCCCGTCACCGTCGATTCGGACCCGGTAGTCAACTCGTTGAATATGATGCGAAAATTCGTCCACGACGAGAGCTTCGACGGGCAATTCAGCGACTACGGCGGCGGCTTCACACCGACGAACATCCTCGGGTGGATCGAAGACAGTTCGCTCGCACCGTTCGTCGACGGGAACGCCGTGTTCCACCGAAACTGGCCGTACGCGATTAACCAAGCAGCGTCGGAGTTCGGTGACGACCTCGGGACGATGCCGCTTCCCTACGGTGTCCCTGAAAGCGAGGCGCAGTTCCCCGGAACCGGTGGGTCCACCTCCGCACTCGGTGGCTGGCACATCACTGTCAACCCGAACAGCCAGAAGCTCGACGCTGTCACACAGGTCATCCAAGCGTCGATGCGCGAGGAGTTCCAGCTGTTCCTTCTGGAGATCGAGGGGTGGCTACCTCCGCGGGCGAGCCTGTTTAACTCCGAGACGGCTGCGGGGCTCGAACCGGCCGGCGACTACATGGACACGCTCCGCGTCGCCGGTGAGAACACGATGGCTCGACCAGTTACGTCGGTCTGGAACAACCAATCGAGCAAGATCGCGGAGCAGGCCAATCGCGCGGTCGGACAAGAGGTGGCTTCGTCCGAGGCGATGGCAACGCTCCAGTCCAGCCTCGAAGAGACTGAGAGAAGCAACTGA